Genomic window (Candidatus Palauibacter australiensis):
AACTCTGCGCCCACCTCGACGCCGCCCAGTATCGGCTCCTGACCCTGCTGCGCCGCTTCGACGAGGAGGAACGCTGGAGCGGGTGGCGCTCCTGCGCCCACTGGCTCAACTGGCGCGCCGGGATCTCCCTCGGCGCGGCTCGCGAGCGGCTGCGGGCGGCCCGCTGCCTCGCCGAGCTGCCGTTGACCTCGGCCGAGATGGAGAAGGGGCGGCTCTCCTGGTCCAAGGTCCGGGCGTT
Coding sequences:
- a CDS encoding DUF222 domain-containing protein → MPVTPDAPDASTPDASTADASNAAVSHPAVLNGDPVGDEIAELCAHLDAAQYRLLTLLRRFDEEERWSGWRSCAHWLNWRAGISLGAARERLRAARCLAELPLTSAEMEKGRLSWSKVRA